A region of Cataglyphis hispanica isolate Lineage 1 chromosome 8, ULB_Chis1_1.0, whole genome shotgun sequence DNA encodes the following proteins:
- the LOC126851569 gene encoding maternal protein exuperantia: protein MVSSTMTEVEPIKKSCVTMGIAPGDYRLIGWDMDTTGKKVIDEICQIAAYTPSSTYSQYVMPYKDLNPTAIKRHSMKVVTNGKFRVLRNSKTNEVIKSKSEVSALTDFLSWMETMKGNADGVILVYHEPRKIIPAMLLESLKKYDLLDRFKQTVKGFANGFNIAEDKCANMAHIYSLRTLSRTLLKKEMNLGNAQDRASLALQIAQYLCSIENIKVEDASENADNDAAMKKAIELIREFAQPVDVEEQEHNELKMVFERQNNLRPIFSALFRMNRRERQHASPLRRLLAEAGIVYSELQDAWTNAKKDGLEHLMKEKLPKVDEKKIEDLMIILERHFDPEKKPKSRTPEKKGIRSRNEKKISEDKENNNKSDSGHESPDTTTSGSPVKMNGDSIEIKAEECPLTQECTDRV, encoded by the exons ATGGTATCCTCGACGATGACGGAAGTGGAGCCGATAAAAAAATCGTGTGTCACGATGGGCATCGCACCGGGCGATTATCGCCTAATCGGCTGGGACATGGACACCACCGGTAAGAAGGTCATCGACGAGATCTGTCAAATAGCTGCCTACACCCCCAGCTCCACTTACTCCCAGTACGTGATGCCGTATAAGGATCTCAATCCGACAGCCATAAAACGACACAGTATGAAGGTCGTGACCAACGGCAAATTCCGCGTACTCAGGAACAGTAAGACCAACGAG gtAATCAAATCCAAGAGCGAAGTGTCCGCGCTGACGGATTTCTTGAGCTGGATGGAGACTATGAAAGGAAACGCGGACGGTGTAATTTTGGTATACCACGAACCGCGCAAGATCATCCCCGCTATGTTACTCGAATCGTTGAAGAAGTACGATCTTCTCGATCGGTTTAAACAGACGGTCAAGGGATTTGCGAATGGGTTCAACATCGCTGAGGACAAATGTGCGAACATGGCacatatttattctcttcGCACTCTATCACGCACACTGTTGAAGAAG GAAATGAATCTGGGAAATGCACAAGATAGAGCATCGCTGGCGTTGCAAATAGCGCAGTACTTGTGTTCGATTGAAAACATTAAAGTTGAAGATGCGAGCGAAAATGCAGACAATGATGCAGCTATGAAAAAAGCGATCGAGTTAATTCGAGAATTCGCGCAGCCTGTTGACGTCGAGGAGCAGGAACACAACG AACTAAAGATGGTATTTGAACGGCAGAACAACTTGCGGCCGATATTCAGCGCCCTGTTCCGTATGAACCGCCGCGAACGTCAACATGCTAGTCCCCTCCGGCGATTGCTTGCCGAAGCCGGGATCGTGTACTCTGAGTTACAG GATGCTTGGACCAATGCAAAGAAGGATGGATTGGAGCATTTGATGAAGGAGAAGCTGCCGAAGgttgatgagaaaaaaatagaagatttGATGATTATCCTCGAGCGTCACTTTGATCCGGAGAAGAAGCCGAAGAGTAGAACGCCGGAAAAGAAAGGCATCAGATCAAGGAATGAGAAGAAAATAAGCGAGGATAAGGAAAATAACAACAAGAGCGATTCAGGCCACGAAAGCCCCGATACTACCACGTCCGGTTCCCCCGTCAAAATGAACGGTGATAGCATCGAAATTAAAGCGGAGGAGTGCCCTTTAACGCAGGAGTGTACCGATCGCGTTTAA